One Longimicrobium sp. genomic window, CGCCGATGAGCGCATGGGTGCCATGCAGCCCGGCGAGCACGGCCTTCACCTCCCGGCGCGTGAACACCACCGGCAGCCTTGCCGGCCGCTTCGCCCGCAGCAGCCCGTCCAGCTCGGGAAGCGGAAGCGCGAGCACGTGCCGGTAGAGGAAGACGAGTGCGTTGAGCGCCTGGTTCTGCGTGGACGCGGCGACGTCCTGCTTCGTCGCCGGGTGGGCGAGGAACGCGGAGACGTGGGCGGCGCCGAGCTCGGCCGGGTGCCGCTTCCCGTGATGGATCACGTAGCGGCGCACCCAGTGGACGTACGCCTGCTCGGCGGACACGGTCCAGCAGCCTGGGTTCCGACATTCGTCTTGATGGGTGCGGTGTAGCGGCGTAATATCCTGCGGAGGGAGAGGTGATGGCCGTGTAAGTTAGTCCATTTATTCGGATCGCAAGAGCGCTACGCTGCGTATAGCCCGCTGCGTATCTGCGGATATGCTGCGGGGCGCGGTCTACTATGATGTTAGGCCGACCAACCATCGGTCTGGTGATCGCTAGTCGCCTGCCGCGATTGATGTCCGAACAGACTGCCGGCGACGGCGAAACCATTCTGCAATTCTACTGAAACGCGCTGCCGCCTACGAAAGACCCCGCTCCTGATTCCGGAGGTTCTAATGAGAACTTTTCTCGGTTGGCTCACCTTCCCGCTAACTGTCGCGTTCGCGGCCGGCCTCTTTGTGACGTTAGCGCGGTATGGGAACCCCATAGATAAAGTCGCTCGTGGCTCTTTCGGCTTTGGCGTCGCAACAGTAGCAGGCGGCGCGGCAACCGCAGCGCTCTGGGACGGCTCCACGGCGCATCAGAAACTGTTCGGAGGTGTTGCCACGATAGCAGGCATCGTGTATGCCCTCTTTGTGCTAATGGGGCTCGCAGGCTTGGTCCTGTCACCGGAAGATGTGGGCGGCCCAACTGGCTGGTTGATCGTCAGACTCGTCGGGCTCGGTGTCGCGTCGGCCGTTTGCGTAGGTTACGGCATCGCGGTGTTGTACAAGGCCGAGGGTAGGGCGCTCTAGGGGTCCGGCGATGTGCAATCACAGGTCTGGTTAACGAGCCGCTGCAGACCGACGGAGGGGCGCCCATCAGTGAGGGCGCCCGCGGCCTAACAATCGGCTGCAGGGGATGCGGGGCCGGGCATGTTTTCGGCGGACGACAGGCTTGCGCGCCGGCCCCGCACCCCTGACCCTTGTGGCGTTAGGCCGCTTGGCCACCCTCCTTGTGTCCACGCTCGCTTAATGAAAGATGTGCTGAGGTGGGCACCTGAGGTCCGCTCAGAAATTTCTTACATCGTTCTCCAAGGGGACAGAATGCTTTTAGCCGATCCTGTGGTCGCGCGGGCGGTTACCAATATCCGGATACGCGCCGACGATCAACCGGACCCTACCAAGCTCTCTGATGTTTTCGTGGATACTGGCGTATTACAGCAGTTGGACAATGCGAATGACCAGATAATCCACGGCAGACGCGGCACGGGGAAGACCCACGTGTTCACGTACCAAGCGTCGCGGCTGGCGCGGCACGAGGCAATCTGTCCCGTGCTGATCGATGTGCGAACGCTGGGAAGTTCACCACAGTTCACAGATCCTAAAGCTAGCATCCACGATCGTTGTCTTGCCCTGTTCCGAGACATTCTGTTTGCCGTCAGAAACGGAATCCTTCGCCATATTGGTGAACATGGAAACCTGCACTCAGATGTTGCGATCGAAGGCCTTGAAGCGTTGGATACGGCGTTTGCAGAGCCAGTAACAGAGTTTCTTCCGACCTCATACACCAATGTCAGCCGCAGTGAAGGGGGTAAGAGTAGAGAGGTATCTGCGGAGTTCGATAACCGCCCCAAAATTACCGCAAAACTTGGGAGCACAGGGTCGAATTCACGTGAGGTGACACAGGAATATCAAGCAGTGCAACACGATAAGGTCCACTTTCCAATGATTGGCCAATCGCTTAGGAGCGTGCTCGACGCCGCTGGCCTCCAGTTGGTAATCTTCCTTGACGAGTGGTCTTCACTGCCGCCCGAGTTGCAGCCCTATCTCGCCGAATTTCTGAAGCGTAGTATAATGCCGCTCCCAATCGCAGTTCTCAAAATTGCCGCTCTAGAGCACCGGTCTGTGTTCCTCAAGTTTGAAGGCAACGAACAAATAGGCTTTGAACTCGGCGCTGACATCGCTGCAGCCCGACACCTGGACGACTTCTATACGTTTGAGATGAACCCAGAAGGTCTCGTGGCCACCTTCGCGGATGTTTTGTTGCACCATCTACGGTCTGAATTACCGGACGGATACTTGGAATCGAGGCATCATATAACAACGCCTTCTGGGTTGGTGGACGCGCTCTTTGAGAGCGGGAGCGTATTTGCGGAACTTGTCCATGCGTCAGAAGGCAACCTGCGCGATTTCATTCAGGTGTTTGCAGATGCTTTCCAAAGGTCGGGGCCCAGGCGAACGCAGGGAATCGGTCTCGAGGCGACGCGAAAGGCTGCCGTTGATTACACATACCTTCACAAGCTTCCTAACGTGCCGAGTGATCTCCGGTTCGTTATGCAGCACATCGTACGGGTACTGGTTTCCGAAGCAAAAAGGCGTGACTTCTACTTAGGTGCAGAAAGCCAATCGAGACCAGTGATTCAACGGTTGTTAGATTCACGTCTTCTCCATGTTACTCGACGCGTGGTGGTATCTGCCGAACGGCCAGGGGAGGTGTTCAGTCAATACGTGTTTGATTACGGTTTTATGCTCCCATTTTTTTCCTTCACAAAGAGCCTCGGTCACGAGCGGTTGAGTGGCGCGGATCCTGACGAGCACGACGCAAAAATTCAAAGGCTTGTAGACGATGGCGAAATCGCGCAGACTGGTGTTTGACAAGCAAGGGAAGTACGCCCGGTTGGTTACGGGTGGTCCAACTCGCATGCAAGATGACGTAGACAACGGGCTGGAGGCAGATTGTCGCCACCAATGAAGAATGTCAGTCTCACCCGAAGAATGGGAGTCGAAACCTGATGCTTAAGCGCAGACGCGGCCTAATAATCGGCTGCAGGGGATGCGGGGCCGCCCATGCTCTCGGCGGACGGAAGTCTTGCGCGCCGGCCCCGCATCCCTGACCCTTGTATCGTTAGGCCGCTGTAAACCATCCCGGCGTTCGTTCCAGTCGTGTCCGCCCAACCTCTCCCTGTTACCTTCACTTCACATCCGGAGGAAATCATGCTTGAGACGACGAGTGCGAGTACGGTGCACGGTGACGACGTAACCATCTCCGTGAATTTGGCTGCTGCCGTTCGAAAGGCGGAGAACGGCTTCTTCTCCAATCTTCCAGAAGCTGAGGCCGTCGAATCGGCTGCTCGCTACCTCAGGTTTCTCACGCTCATCAAGCGCTACCCGCAAACGTCCCTAGCACCCACTCGCGACATAGACGAGATGTGGCATGCGCATATGCTCCACCCCGTCGCGTATTATCGCGACTGTATTGCTAACTTCGGTGAGATCATAGATCACGATGGAGGCTTTGGAGCCGAGGAAGACGAAGCTCCCGTGCTCGCTGCGACGTTCCAGCACACTGCTGAGTTGTGGGAGAAAGAGTTTGGTGAGCCGTATACGTCGAATGACTCACGAGGGGTGAAGTGCAAGCGTGATTGCGTGAACCGTTGCTGGCATGCCTGTAAAAAGTAGACACCCCTGAATACACGTGCAGTCGCGGCCTAACAATCGGCTGCAGGGGATGCGGGGCCGTCCATGCTTTCGGCTGGACGAAAGGCTTGCGCGCCGGCCCCGCACCCCTGACCCTTGTGTCGTTCGGCGGCTACCCTCCTTCACGCCCTCGGTCGGCTGGCAGCCGCATGCTGGGCCGAAGCCTCCTGCTCCGGCCCCGATCGTGCCGGGTTCGGTCGTCCCACGAGGCGACTCCGCACGCACAACCGCGATCGGAAAGTGCTTATGAAACGCGCAAGAGCGTTGATGACTGGATTGTTGGTGGCTGCGTCGGTCGTCGCATGCGACAAGGACCCGCCGCCTTTCTCTCCTCCGGTTACGCCTCCCGCGGAGATTCCGATCAGCGGTGCTGCTGTGCCGGGAATGGGGTCTTACGATCAGATCATCCCCGATTTGATGCGGAAGTACGCCATTCCCGGTGGCGCGGTTGCCGTGCTGCGCGATGGCAAGCTGATCTATGCGCGCGGCTTTGGTTACGCGGACGTCGAGAACAAGACGCCGGTGCAGCCCGACGCGCTGTTCCGGATCGCCAGCGTGTCCAAGCCGATCACCAGCGTCGCCATCATGAAGCTCGTCGAAGACGGCAAGCTCAAGCTCGACGATCGTGTTGCGCCGTTCATCGCGCACCTCGCCCCTGCACAGGGAGCGACCGTCGATCCGCGGTGGGAGCAGATCACCATCCGGCAGCTGCTCAACCACACCGGGGGCTGGGATCGTGACAAGCCGAATGGCGGATTCGACCCGATGTTTCGGCCGGCGATCGCCGCAGCCGCGGTCAACGCGCCCGCGCCGGCGTCCGCTGAGACCGTGATCCGCTACATGAAGGGAATGCCGTTCGACTTCAATCCCGGCGAGAAGTTCGTCTACTCGAATTTTGGCTATGCCATTCTCGGTCGCGTGATCGAGCGCTTGAGCGGCATGCCGTACGAGGACTACGTGCGCACACGCGTGCTGCAGCCCGTGGGGGCCAATCGCACGCGGCTGGGCAAGACGCGCATGCGCGACGCGCTCGCAGACGAGGTGAAGTACTATCTACCGGAGGAACCCGGGATGGGCCTGACCGCGCCGCTGGTGCCATCCGTTTTCCCGGGCGAAGGCACGGTGCCCATCAACTACGGGGGCTACTACCTCGAAGCGATGGATTCACACGGCGGCTGGGTCTCGTCGACCGTCGATCTTTTGCGATTCGTGGCCGGCGTCGACGGCCGCGCCGATCGTCCGGACATCCTCAGCGCTGCACTCGTCGCGGAGATGACCAGCAACGGCCCCGCATTATGTGCCGGCGCGTGCTACTACGCAGGTGGATGGCTGGTTCGCCCCACCCAGGGCGACGCGACCTGGTCGCACGGGGGATCGCTGCCCGGCACGACGAGCATTCTCGTGCGCTCGTATCACAACTTCTCGTGGGTCGCGCTGTTCAACGCTCGCTCCGGAACCAACTTCGACGCCGAGCTCGATGCCGCACTATGGAATGCGCTTGCGGGCGTCACCTCATTTCCGACGCACGACCTGTTTTCGACCTTCCGATGACGTGAGGCGCAGAGGCGTCCGAGAGGCGGTGAGCGGCGTTTCCGCTCTCATCCTCGTGGGATCGGTTGCCCTGATCTGGCGCCGGCGGCGCAGGCAGGCGCTCGCCCATGCGGCTCGCCAGGTTTGTGTCGGCGCCTACGCCGCCGAACCAGGCGTTGCAGCGGACGCCGGGCCTGAGTGACGGTGCAGATGCAGGCAGCGGTGCAGCCCGGCGCGGCTGAACCTGGTGTCAGGCCTCTGGTTGCTCATACCGCAGGCCTCGCGGACCTCGGACCAGGCACGGTCGCTCACGCCCTCGAAAGGCCGCAACGAATGGAACGTCAATGACGGTCAAGCGAATGGACAACGTCGGCATCGTGGTGGAAGACATCGATGCCGCCATCGAGTTCTTCACCGAGCTCGGTCTCGAGCTCGAAGGGCGCGCCCCGATCGAAGGAGACTGGGCAGAGGGCGTCACCGGGCTGCGCGACATGCGCGTCGAGATCGCCATGATGCGTACACCGGACGGGCACAGCCGGCTCGAGATATCCCGATTCCTCGCGCCGCCGGTGATCGCCGATCACCGCAAGGCGCCGGTGAACGCTCTCGGTTACCTCCGCGTCATGTTCACCGTAGTGGACCTCGAGGATACCCTCGGCCGACTCCGCAATCGCGGCGCGGAGCTCGTGGATCGAGTGGTCCAGTACAAAGACGCGTATCGGCTGTGCTACATCCGGGGGCCTGAGGGAATTCTCATCGGGCTCGCCCAGGAACTCAGGTAGGGCCTGCACAAGACTTGACACAAACCCTGTGACAACAGCGGCTCAGGTTCAACTTGGAAGTGCAATGCTGGTCCCCACCAGGCCT contains:
- a CDS encoding glycine-rich domain-containing protein-like, producing MLETTSASTVHGDDVTISVNLAAAVRKAENGFFSNLPEAEAVESAARYLRFLTLIKRYPQTSLAPTRDIDEMWHAHMLHPVAYYRDCIANFGEIIDHDGGFGAEEDEAPVLAATFQHTAELWEKEFGEPYTSNDSRGVKCKRDCVNRCWHACKK
- a CDS encoding serine hydrolase domain-containing protein gives rise to the protein MKRARALMTGLLVAASVVACDKDPPPFSPPVTPPAEIPISGAAVPGMGSYDQIIPDLMRKYAIPGGAVAVLRDGKLIYARGFGYADVENKTPVQPDALFRIASVSKPITSVAIMKLVEDGKLKLDDRVAPFIAHLAPAQGATVDPRWEQITIRQLLNHTGGWDRDKPNGGFDPMFRPAIAAAAVNAPAPASAETVIRYMKGMPFDFNPGEKFVYSNFGYAILGRVIERLSGMPYEDYVRTRVLQPVGANRTRLGKTRMRDALADEVKYYLPEEPGMGLTAPLVPSVFPGEGTVPINYGGYYLEAMDSHGGWVSSTVDLLRFVAGVDGRADRPDILSAALVAEMTSNGPALCAGACYYAGGWLVRPTQGDATWSHGGSLPGTTSILVRSYHNFSWVALFNARSGTNFDAELDAALWNALAGVTSFPTHDLFSTFR
- a CDS encoding VOC family protein, which codes for MTVKRMDNVGIVVEDIDAAIEFFTELGLELEGRAPIEGDWAEGVTGLRDMRVEIAMMRTPDGHSRLEISRFLAPPVIADHRKAPVNALGYLRVMFTVVDLEDTLGRLRNRGAELVDRVVQYKDAYRLCYIRGPEGILIGLAQELR